The Altererythrobacter sp. ZODW24 genome window below encodes:
- a CDS encoding O-antigen ligase family protein — MRDKSVLGLLAFLLFAFILGGGSRYDILSLPILRGGAILFAAAALYSITRSDLSAYRSLVILFGMYTLWMIIQLIPLPPGIWTAMPGRELEVQAAEAVGLAQPWRPINTVPWRGTNALLALTVPWALILIAARTQLSRQNPIYLAIACIGIFSAVMGFLQILGPPSGPLYPYRITSGDSANGLFSNRNHHAAFLACCLPMITLLVLQKTQSSEKKRTPKGRGLKIDPSIIIAAMAAFLIVAGILTTGSRGGMLVGILAIVASFGLFITDNRRRGALTGRKFGAILFGFGGIMTLAMIAGYVRLNVGVQRLTELDQSSELRFKVWQPIANIAGQYIPLGSGFGSFVEVYEISEPEALLGPSYLNHAHNDYLEVAMTGGLPALAILAVAMVLFLRTTWRTLRSARGVLVDRTLALMSAINIAILAIFSLFDYPLRTPSLSAFFVLSVMCLIWASRDKHEVRENSNSRIATS; from the coding sequence TTGCGTGACAAAAGCGTTCTTGGATTGCTGGCATTCCTTCTATTCGCCTTTATTCTGGGCGGCGGGTCGCGATATGACATCCTTTCGTTGCCCATCTTACGCGGCGGAGCGATCCTGTTTGCTGCAGCTGCGCTTTATTCAATAACCCGCAGTGATTTGAGCGCCTACCGGTCCTTGGTGATCCTCTTTGGCATGTATACGCTTTGGATGATCATTCAGCTTATACCCCTGCCGCCTGGCATCTGGACGGCAATGCCGGGCCGCGAACTGGAAGTGCAAGCCGCCGAGGCAGTTGGGCTCGCTCAGCCATGGCGCCCGATCAATACGGTCCCTTGGCGCGGGACCAATGCTCTCCTTGCTCTGACCGTTCCATGGGCTTTGATTCTGATAGCCGCACGAACACAGCTGTCGCGCCAGAACCCTATTTATCTCGCTATCGCCTGTATTGGGATCTTCAGCGCCGTGATGGGCTTCTTACAAATTCTGGGGCCGCCGAGTGGGCCGCTCTATCCATATCGGATCACAAGTGGCGACAGTGCAAACGGCCTATTTTCAAATCGTAATCATCATGCAGCGTTCCTCGCATGCTGCCTGCCAATGATCACATTACTTGTTCTTCAGAAAACACAATCGAGTGAAAAGAAGCGGACGCCAAAAGGCCGCGGCTTGAAGATCGACCCGTCAATCATCATTGCGGCCATGGCTGCCTTCTTGATTGTCGCAGGAATTCTGACCACCGGCTCACGGGGCGGAATGCTGGTAGGTATATTGGCCATCGTCGCCTCCTTCGGCTTATTCATTACCGACAACCGCAGGCGTGGAGCGCTTACTGGCCGCAAGTTCGGTGCGATTTTGTTCGGGTTCGGCGGTATCATGACGTTAGCTATGATTGCAGGATACGTCCGGCTTAACGTAGGCGTGCAACGTCTGACCGAACTTGACCAGTCGAGTGAACTGCGGTTCAAAGTGTGGCAGCCAATTGCCAACATCGCGGGTCAATATATCCCGTTGGGATCCGGTTTCGGCAGCTTTGTCGAAGTCTACGAGATATCCGAACCCGAGGCTCTGTTAGGCCCCAGCTATCTCAATCACGCTCACAACGACTATCTGGAGGTCGCGATGACCGGCGGACTTCCCGCTCTCGCAATCTTGGCCGTCGCAATGGTCCTTTTCCTGCGTACGACTTGGCGCACGCTGCGCAGCGCCCGCGGCGTACTGGTAGATCGGACCCTTGCACTAATGTCGGCGATTAACATCGCCATTCTGGCCATATTCAGCCTGTTCGACTATCCCCTAAGAACCCCATCCCTATCGGCTTTCTTTGTCCTATCCGTTATGTGCCTAATTTGGGCATCTCGCGATAAACACGAGGTCAGGGAAAACAGTAATTCAAGGATCGCAACTTCGTGA
- a CDS encoding polysaccharide biosynthesis/export family protein: protein MTTPSGFSATKLLLISALCVFASGCARDRVYAGSPAIEAIDGDTLPAPTRADVAAGERPYLMGAFDILTIDVFGIDELKQRKVQVDASGRISFPLIGGVQAAGLTPVELAREIESRLRGEFIRDPQVTINLDETVSQVITVDGQVNRPGLYPVVGRMTLIRAVARAGGTGEFAKLEDVVIQRNVDGQKYIALYNLQAIRQGNYGDPEVFAHDIVIVGDSPSRRLFRDVISASGLIVGPIVAILR from the coding sequence GTGACGACACCTTCAGGTTTTTCGGCAACAAAGCTTCTTTTGATCAGTGCCTTGTGTGTATTCGCCAGCGGCTGCGCCAGAGATCGGGTCTATGCCGGCTCGCCCGCAATTGAAGCGATCGACGGCGACACTTTGCCCGCCCCTACGCGCGCCGATGTGGCGGCGGGTGAGCGCCCCTATCTGATGGGGGCCTTCGATATTCTGACAATCGACGTCTTTGGAATCGACGAACTCAAGCAGCGCAAGGTCCAGGTCGATGCGAGTGGCAGGATCAGTTTTCCGCTGATCGGCGGCGTTCAAGCCGCTGGACTGACGCCTGTCGAACTTGCCCGTGAAATAGAATCGCGCCTTCGCGGCGAGTTCATCCGCGACCCGCAAGTAACGATCAACCTCGATGAAACCGTCAGTCAGGTTATCACTGTAGATGGTCAAGTTAACCGACCAGGCCTTTATCCAGTGGTTGGTCGAATGACCTTGATCCGCGCTGTGGCACGAGCTGGCGGCACTGGTGAATTCGCTAAGCTCGAAGATGTGGTGATCCAGCGCAACGTCGATGGCCAGAAGTACATCGCGCTCTACAATCTTCAGGCCATTCGTCAGGGCAATTATGGTGATCCGGAGGTTTTTGCCCATGATATTGTAATTGTTGGCGATTCCCCAAGCCGCAGGCTCTTTCGCGACGTTATCAGCGCATCCGGCCTAATCGTTGGGCCAATCGTTGCTATTCTACGCTGA
- a CDS encoding polysaccharide biosynthesis tyrosine autokinase, which yields MNQTTNLPAPITDSEMNGEYGGRDQLPLLLTYWQIIKRRKWLIAAVLLLALAAGVVLTLLATPTYTAKARIEIQREQQNVTNVETLEDSTGGNSLEFYQTQYALLQSRNLAERVARQLRLADNQAFFEAHGSDLTVPEVGTGRRDSNRRLDRATRILLNNISVDPVRGSSLVDVSYNSATPAISQQVANVWAEQFIEESIARRFESSADARKFLETRLADLRSKLEDSERALVTYADQKGIVTVGTSTAGAENNSTNRRTLTSDDLVALNTSLAQATADRIAAQSRLANSSNSAEALSNPTLTGLRQRLAVLEAQYDEMMVRFEPGYPAARALDEQIKSIRNSMVREESRIAGSIRSQLRESQARESGLKAQVTALKQETMSERNDGIQYNIYQREADTNRQLYDALLQRYKELGVAGVGVSNIAIVDEAERPGSPSSPNLMFNLILSLLAGTVLAGAGVLALQQVDEGLREPNDVKTRLGLGLLGATPSTVEGRDEIVEELLDPKSGLYEAYLTIKSNLGFATDHGVPRSIMVTSTRESEGKSTSSLAIATVLARTGSSVILIDSDMRSPSLQTLLKTENTQGLSNYLSGQDDWRDLVETSEINNLSIMMAGPMPPNAAELLSGSRISQIVKELGEHFDHVVIDAPPLLGLADATLIAQSVEGSVVVIEYDRVPIRGLQQAIDRLRGARRPIFGAIVTKMSESDSAYGYGYGYGYGYGSDRDETDEK from the coding sequence ATGAACCAGACAACCAACCTTCCCGCGCCAATCACCGATAGCGAAATGAACGGCGAATATGGTGGGCGCGATCAGCTGCCGTTGCTGCTGACCTATTGGCAAATCATTAAGCGGCGCAAATGGCTAATCGCGGCGGTCTTGCTGCTTGCTCTGGCTGCTGGTGTGGTGCTTACACTGCTGGCAACACCGACATATACAGCCAAAGCGCGGATCGAGATCCAACGCGAACAGCAAAACGTAACCAACGTTGAAACGCTGGAAGACTCAACCGGCGGCAACAGTCTGGAATTCTATCAGACGCAATATGCATTGCTGCAATCTCGCAATTTGGCGGAGCGCGTTGCGCGCCAATTGCGGCTGGCGGACAATCAAGCCTTCTTCGAAGCGCACGGTTCCGACCTGACGGTGCCAGAGGTTGGAACCGGTCGCCGTGACAGCAATCGCCGGCTCGACCGCGCCACTCGTATCCTGCTCAACAACATCAGCGTCGATCCGGTGCGCGGCTCCAGTCTTGTCGACGTCAGCTATAACAGCGCGACACCGGCAATTTCTCAGCAAGTCGCCAATGTTTGGGCAGAGCAGTTTATCGAAGAGAGCATTGCGCGCCGCTTCGAATCAAGTGCGGATGCGCGCAAGTTTCTTGAAACGCGGCTTGCAGATCTTCGTTCGAAACTGGAAGATTCAGAACGGGCGCTCGTCACCTATGCCGATCAGAAAGGTATCGTGACTGTCGGCACGTCAACTGCCGGCGCAGAAAACAACTCAACGAACCGTAGAACGCTTACCTCCGATGATCTGGTCGCGCTGAACACTTCGCTCGCTCAAGCAACCGCTGATCGGATCGCTGCGCAGAGCCGTTTAGCCAATAGCAGCAACAGCGCCGAGGCACTATCCAACCCGACCCTTACCGGTTTGCGCCAACGGCTCGCAGTTCTCGAGGCGCAATACGACGAAATGATGGTGCGCTTCGAACCTGGCTATCCCGCGGCACGGGCGTTGGACGAACAGATCAAATCCATTCGAAACTCTATGGTCCGCGAGGAATCGCGAATTGCCGGATCGATCCGCAGTCAATTGCGTGAATCTCAAGCCCGTGAGAGTGGGCTGAAGGCCCAAGTGACAGCATTGAAGCAGGAAACGATGTCGGAACGCAATGACGGCATCCAATACAATATTTACCAGCGCGAAGCCGATACCAACCGCCAGCTCTATGATGCCTTGCTGCAACGCTACAAGGAATTGGGCGTAGCGGGCGTAGGCGTCAGCAACATCGCGATTGTTGACGAAGCAGAACGCCCCGGCAGCCCATCGTCGCCAAACCTGATGTTCAATTTGATCCTCTCATTGCTAGCAGGAACAGTGCTCGCAGGCGCCGGCGTTTTGGCGCTCCAGCAGGTTGACGAAGGACTGCGTGAACCAAACGACGTTAAAACCCGCCTTGGTCTTGGCTTGCTGGGTGCTACACCAAGCACAGTAGAGGGCCGCGACGAGATCGTCGAAGAGCTGCTTGACCCCAAATCCGGGCTCTATGAGGCCTATCTTACGATTAAGTCGAACCTTGGATTTGCGACGGATCACGGTGTGCCGCGCAGTATTATGGTCACCAGTACACGCGAATCAGAAGGTAAGAGCACGAGCTCCCTAGCGATTGCAACTGTGCTGGCGCGAACAGGGTCGAGCGTAATTCTGATCGATAGCGACATGCGTTCGCCATCCCTGCAAACGCTGCTCAAGACCGAAAATACGCAAGGGTTGAGCAACTATCTGTCGGGTCAGGACGATTGGCGCGATCTAGTAGAAACAAGCGAAATCAATAACTTGTCCATAATGATGGCTGGACCCATGCCGCCAAACGCAGCCGAGCTGCTCAGCGGTTCGCGTATCAGTCAGATAGTCAAAGAACTTGGCGAGCACTTTGACCATGTAGTCATCGACGCACCGCCGTTGCTGGGTCTGGCCGATGCCACATTGATCGCCCAATCGGTCGAAGGCAGCGTGGTTGTCATCGAATATGACCGAGTGCCCATCCGCGGCTTGCAGCAAGCAATCGACAGATTGCGCGGAGCGAGACGTCCAATCTTTGGCGCAATCGTAACCAAAATGTCCGAATCAGATTCTGCTTACGGATATGGATATGGATACGGATACGGATACGGATCTGACAGAGACGAGACCGACGAAAAATGA
- a CDS encoding sulfotransferase family 2 domain-containing protein, whose translation MIVSDDRNFIYARIPKTASTSVSAALEPYRRKADAALVGRIGRRLLPKSAHPALVNFRAHSHWGLQAAREVMGEEFFSRATKFTVARHPFAWITSLYNHVLRMENDADFKRVFAPVFEQSQSLNTFIGSLESRPIPPQSALLVDYDGNMLADHVARVELLEDEIRPIFAACGIEAAIPALNRGTYSAAEGLSAHSMTLIKSIYAVDFEMFGYDNQGPDGPVTLSSTLAKPLGRHLRSMGALDFSPWEPMASLQVAAD comes from the coding sequence ATGATTGTTTCTGACGACCGTAATTTTATCTATGCTCGGATTCCCAAGACTGCCAGCACGAGCGTCTCTGCCGCTCTTGAGCCATACCGGCGCAAGGCTGACGCCGCATTAGTTGGGCGGATTGGCCGCAGATTACTGCCAAAATCGGCGCATCCAGCTCTGGTCAATTTTCGCGCGCATTCGCATTGGGGTTTGCAGGCCGCGCGCGAGGTTATGGGCGAAGAGTTCTTCTCACGCGCGACAAAATTCACAGTAGCGAGGCATCCGTTTGCTTGGATCACTTCGCTCTATAATCACGTTCTCCGCATGGAGAACGATGCGGACTTCAAGCGTGTATTCGCACCTGTTTTTGAGCAGAGCCAGAGCCTGAATACGTTCATCGGATCGCTGGAAAGTCGTCCGATCCCGCCGCAATCTGCGCTACTGGTGGATTACGACGGGAATATGCTCGCCGATCACGTCGCCCGGGTAGAACTGCTGGAGGACGAAATTCGTCCGATCTTCGCCGCTTGCGGAATCGAGGCAGCGATACCTGCGCTCAACCGCGGCACATATAGCGCGGCGGAGGGTCTGTCGGCACATTCGATGACCCTGATAAAAAGCATCTATGCAGTGGACTTCGAGATGTTCGGTTATGACAATCAGGGCCCAGATGGCCCAGTGACGCTGTCGAGCACCCTTGCCAAGCCGCTTGGCCGCCACCTGCGATCAATGGGCGCGCTGGATTTCAGCCCTTGGGAGCCGATGGCCAGCTTGCAAGTCGCTGCGGATTGA
- a CDS encoding glycosyltransferase, with amino-acid sequence MTQTNRRPVAVCAAEFWTGATGTGLCDGLRAAGWLVHEIDIRAYKGQPGNTVVSRIMRRIQRTYSGQLYRHRVIDDCATVQPDLFLTVKGADLDVATLNAISAMGITTCNYYPDVNFNHASFDEETVQAYDHFVTTKSFQIDWLEEHRERGGVHFVHHGYCGLVHQPVYSKLAEADYLFDVGYAGNHSRYKADQLGGLLNLLPDLDLGVTGPNWQNMQGWLKLASRIDGRERRNVGFAQFVQRSKINLAFHYGIVDDGWSDLVSTRTFEIPACGGFMLHVDNAEIRELYDVGTEIDVFSSIEEMAEKVTYYLERPDLRRTMTAKAMERTIPEYSYATRAREMLAALGLPDYSLS; translated from the coding sequence TTGACCCAAACTAATCGTCGCCCCGTTGCGGTTTGTGCTGCAGAGTTCTGGACAGGGGCGACCGGCACAGGGTTATGTGACGGATTGCGGGCCGCGGGCTGGCTTGTCCACGAAATCGATATCCGTGCCTATAAGGGGCAGCCAGGCAATACCGTCGTTTCTCGCATTATGCGACGCATTCAACGGACTTACTCGGGGCAGCTATATCGCCACCGTGTGATCGATGATTGCGCGACAGTGCAGCCGGATCTGTTTCTGACAGTAAAAGGGGCGGATCTGGATGTCGCGACCTTGAATGCGATCTCAGCGATGGGGATCACAACCTGTAATTACTACCCTGACGTGAACTTCAATCATGCGAGTTTTGACGAAGAAACGGTGCAAGCGTACGATCACTTCGTCACGACCAAGAGTTTTCAAATCGACTGGTTGGAAGAGCACCGCGAAAGGGGCGGGGTCCATTTCGTTCATCACGGTTATTGTGGGTTGGTCCACCAGCCCGTCTATTCGAAGTTGGCCGAAGCGGATTATCTCTTCGATGTCGGATATGCCGGCAATCACTCTCGCTACAAAGCGGATCAGCTCGGCGGCCTGCTGAATTTACTGCCTGATTTAGACCTTGGCGTTACTGGCCCCAATTGGCAAAATATGCAGGGTTGGCTAAAGCTTGCATCGCGTATCGATGGGCGAGAACGCCGCAACGTCGGCTTTGCTCAATTTGTTCAACGCAGCAAAATCAACCTCGCATTTCACTACGGAATTGTGGACGACGGCTGGTCTGATCTCGTCTCTACCCGCACATTCGAAATCCCGGCATGCGGCGGCTTTATGCTCCATGTAGATAATGCTGAAATTCGTGAATTATACGATGTTGGAACAGAAATTGATGTGTTCTCTTCAATCGAAGAAATGGCTGAAAAGGTAACCTACTACTTGGAGCGGCCTGATCTGCGCAGAACCATGACAGCCAAGGCCATGGAGCGGACGATACCGGAATACAGCTATGCTACCAGAGCGCGTGAGATGCTAGCTGCGCTGGGACTGCCAGACTATTCGCTCAGCTAG
- a CDS encoding FkbM family methyltransferase, with amino-acid sequence MSKKLKIYSALESVVPRRTLWQLGRFLYQGARRELLNAPDRNGEYELLLKLAPHWQKASGELRFLDVGANFADWSVELLRALGDDASRARISAFEPAPAQAGRAERAIAAAAGDSGLATVLRSAVGAHTGEVSFMITGDATGNSSIAADQTETGGTITVPCTTLDAFIPADCLAIHMIKVDTEGNDFNVIEGAKALFEAKKIEVLQFEYNSCWIAFHRHLRDVFELMAGTGYVIGNLSYSGIELHREWHPELERFFETNFVILREDLIAPSGAKYVKFNDSNVLISA; translated from the coding sequence TTGTCCAAAAAACTGAAAATATACTCAGCGTTAGAGAGTGTGGTTCCTCGCCGTACACTTTGGCAACTTGGAAGGTTCCTCTATCAAGGTGCCCGTAGAGAGCTGCTCAATGCCCCAGATCGCAATGGCGAGTATGAATTACTCCTCAAATTGGCGCCGCATTGGCAAAAGGCCTCTGGTGAGTTGCGCTTTCTCGACGTGGGAGCGAACTTCGCCGATTGGAGCGTCGAGCTTCTAAGAGCGCTCGGCGATGATGCCTCGCGTGCACGCATCTCGGCATTCGAACCTGCGCCTGCTCAAGCGGGTCGGGCAGAAAGAGCGATAGCCGCTGCTGCGGGCGACAGCGGATTGGCGACAGTATTGCGCAGCGCAGTCGGGGCGCATACTGGCGAAGTCAGTTTCATGATCACGGGTGACGCAACCGGCAACAGCAGCATTGCCGCGGATCAGACCGAAACTGGCGGTACAATCACCGTACCTTGCACCACCCTGGACGCATTCATCCCCGCCGATTGCCTTGCGATTCACATGATTAAAGTCGACACTGAAGGTAACGATTTTAATGTGATCGAAGGTGCGAAGGCGCTCTTCGAAGCCAAGAAAATTGAAGTACTGCAGTTCGAATACAACTCGTGCTGGATCGCTTTTCATCGTCATCTACGTGACGTTTTCGAACTCATGGCGGGTACAGGCTACGTCATTGGCAATCTGTCTTACTCAGGCATCGAATTGCACCGCGAGTGGCATCCTGAACTGGAGCGCTTCTTCGAGACGAATTTCGTGATTCTTCGCGAAGATTTGATTGCCCCTTCAGGAGCCAAATACGTCAAGTTTAACGATAGCAACGTCCTGATATCCGCGTGA
- a CDS encoding sulfotransferase yields the protein MIKADGLHLLVLGSPRSGTTLLSAMLSCHPDVSLLNEELSGASLRIFSKPVQGVKLCAPHQIELEHSSTMKAKNFASGQIRKLTNVVRKAMSRPIPKGGFRKSALSIREYQQWTEQMVVLGIIRSPGQVIESIMKRGNQSRAKAEYRWRRLIEMLYELSQDGGTHTQVKIVHFDQLVRDPAGTLEKALASLGQDFDPAVMEGFQHTPQYRGRTSIDPTRAGPGLEADMRHSLLQQDPELAAKYKSLCEAAL from the coding sequence GTGATCAAAGCTGATGGCCTCCATCTTCTGGTTCTCGGCAGCCCGCGCTCCGGGACCACTTTGCTATCTGCCATGCTAAGCTGCCATCCGGATGTTTCGCTATTGAACGAGGAGCTTTCCGGTGCGTCTTTGCGGATTTTCTCCAAGCCAGTTCAGGGCGTGAAGCTCTGCGCGCCGCACCAGATCGAGTTGGAGCACTCCTCCACGATGAAGGCGAAGAATTTCGCCAGTGGGCAAATACGCAAACTGACAAATGTTGTGCGCAAAGCGATGAGCAGGCCCATACCCAAGGGCGGCTTTCGAAAATCCGCTCTGTCGATCCGTGAGTATCAACAATGGACCGAGCAAATGGTCGTACTCGGGATCATCCGCAGCCCTGGGCAAGTAATCGAATCGATCATGAAGCGCGGCAACCAAAGCCGCGCAAAAGCGGAGTATCGCTGGCGGCGGCTGATCGAGATGCTCTATGAGCTGTCACAGGACGGCGGTACGCACACGCAAGTGAAGATCGTCCATTTCGATCAGCTCGTGCGTGACCCAGCCGGCACACTGGAAAAGGCACTCGCCTCATTGGGCCAGGATTTCGACCCCGCGGTGATGGAGGGCTTCCAGCATACTCCGCAGTATCGAGGGCGGACTTCGATCGATCCAACACGGGCAGGACCGGGTCTGGAGGCGGATATGCGGCACTCACTATTGCAGCAGGATCCCGAGCTCGCGGCGAAATACAAATCTCTGTGCGAAGCAGCACTCTAA
- a CDS encoding flippase, with protein sequence MKQLLRRRASVAMLVIGFTNIGIGFITTVLLANILPAAEYGSYIFAFGIANIIALPIEMGLPTLMMREIARYRASENHRAIIAIAVWVLALVLGTFALTLAAAMIYWGLGIPSEKIGFSLQIWTLALLLPLALMNWARGILLGFEKPVQFALPDSIFRPALLLTFVAMLAYSGNVSAPYVMAAHVLAVALCFVWSAVGAFRIVRRQIGSFEFSRADMDISPWIKSLIPISLVKGVRIINRRIDIAMIGFLSTTIAVAGYNIAVQIVSLILVAQTVLNSVIAPRIAFAHERGDTAEMQRSIALATLASTGFAIATVVGIVIFGPWLIGRMFGGQYGDVYPVILVLCIGQLFSAFMGPTALLLNMSRFEKRTLQTGVVAAVINVSINFALIPSMLAMGAAIASSVTLVVIQMQRWWMVRRLIGVRSDIFSAVVHIRTPVQAMPPVTSRRDPMRPDDGAVDPVKPID encoded by the coding sequence TTGAAACAGCTGCTCCGCCGCCGCGCTTCAGTGGCGATGCTGGTGATCGGGTTCACCAACATTGGGATTGGCTTCATCACCACGGTGTTGCTCGCCAATATTCTCCCGGCGGCCGAATATGGTTCTTATATTTTCGCGTTTGGGATCGCCAATATCATAGCCTTACCTATTGAGATGGGGCTGCCGACCTTGATGATGCGGGAAATTGCCCGCTACCGCGCCAGTGAAAACCATCGGGCTATCATCGCCATCGCTGTCTGGGTTCTCGCCTTGGTGCTGGGGACATTCGCGCTGACGCTGGCCGCGGCGATGATATACTGGGGGCTAGGTATTCCATCCGAGAAAATCGGATTCTCTCTGCAGATATGGACCTTGGCTTTGCTGCTGCCGCTTGCTCTGATGAACTGGGCGCGCGGCATATTGCTCGGCTTTGAAAAGCCCGTTCAATTCGCGCTGCCCGACAGTATCTTCCGGCCTGCTCTATTGCTCACCTTTGTGGCGATGCTGGCCTATTCGGGGAACGTCAGCGCGCCCTATGTGATGGCGGCACATGTGCTTGCTGTGGCTTTGTGCTTCGTCTGGTCTGCGGTCGGGGCATTCAGGATCGTCAGGCGGCAGATCGGTAGTTTTGAATTTTCCCGTGCAGATATGGATATCAGCCCTTGGATCAAGAGCCTTATCCCGATCAGTCTGGTAAAGGGGGTGCGGATCATCAATCGCCGGATTGATATCGCAATGATCGGCTTTCTCAGCACTACCATTGCTGTTGCTGGATATAATATCGCCGTGCAAATCGTTAGCCTGATCCTCGTTGCTCAAACGGTTTTGAACAGCGTGATTGCTCCCCGTATCGCCTTCGCCCATGAGCGCGGCGATACGGCCGAGATGCAGCGCAGTATTGCTTTGGCGACACTCGCTTCGACGGGATTTGCGATTGCCACGGTAGTCGGGATCGTGATCTTCGGCCCGTGGCTGATTGGCCGCATGTTCGGCGGGCAATATGGTGACGTCTATCCCGTCATTCTGGTGCTCTGCATCGGGCAACTGTTCAGCGCATTCATGGGCCCCACCGCCTTGCTCCTGAATATGTCTCGCTTTGAAAAGCGGACCTTGCAGACCGGGGTGGTGGCAGCAGTCATCAATGTCTCGATCAACTTTGCCTTGATCCCGAGTATGCTTGCCATGGGCGCAGCGATCGCAAGCAGCGTTACATTGGTTGTTATTCAGATGCAGCGTTGGTGGATGGTGAGGCGATTGATCGGCGTCCGCAGCGACATTTTCTCGGCTGTGGTGCATATAAGAACCCCTGTCCAAGCGATGCCGCCGGTGACATCACGAAGGGATCCGATGCGGCCCGATGATGGAGCCGTGGACCCCGTGAAGCCAATAGACTAG